The Nocardioides panzhihuensis genome has a segment encoding these proteins:
- a CDS encoding CoA-transferase subunit beta, which produces MTAVTTTATRADVCVAAVSDAFKDSGEVLAHAVGIVPAIGVRLAKATHTPELALSDGEAFMMSEAPPLLKTAAAGGTPEAWVPFRSIFDIVASGRRHSMMGASQIDRHGNQNISSIGDWRQPKRQLIGVRGAPGNTVNHRVDYWVAKHSARIFVDSVDVISGVGNDRATGTAGRFHDLGVVVTNLAVFGYDESGLIKVSSIHPGVTPEELQEATGFEIDASDAPLTREPTPEELAIIEAEDPKGLRHKEVPE; this is translated from the coding sequence GTGACCGCCGTGACCACGACCGCGACCCGGGCCGACGTCTGTGTCGCCGCCGTCTCCGACGCCTTCAAGGACTCTGGCGAGGTGCTCGCCCACGCCGTCGGGATCGTCCCGGCCATCGGCGTACGTCTGGCCAAGGCCACCCACACCCCGGAGCTCGCGCTCTCGGACGGTGAGGCGTTCATGATGTCCGAGGCTCCCCCGCTCCTGAAGACCGCCGCAGCCGGCGGCACTCCTGAGGCGTGGGTGCCGTTCCGCAGCATCTTCGACATCGTGGCCAGCGGCCGCCGGCACTCGATGATGGGCGCCAGCCAGATCGACCGCCACGGCAACCAGAACATCTCCTCGATCGGCGACTGGCGCCAGCCGAAGCGGCAGTTGATCGGCGTACGCGGCGCTCCGGGCAACACCGTCAACCACCGCGTCGACTACTGGGTCGCCAAGCACTCCGCCCGGATCTTCGTCGACAGCGTCGATGTCATCAGCGGCGTCGGCAACGACCGCGCCACCGGCACCGCCGGACGCTTCCACGACCTCGGCGTCGTCGTCACCAACCTCGCCGTCTTCGGCTACGACGAGTCGGGGCTGATCAAGGTCAGCTCGATCCACCCCGGCGTCACCCCCGAGGAGCTCCAGGAGGCCACCGGCTTCGAGATCGACGCCAGCGATGCGCCGCTCACCCGCGAGCCCACTCCGGAGGAGCTGGCCATCATCGAAGCCGAAGACCCCAAGGGCCTCCGCCACAAAGAAGTCCCCGAATAG
- a CDS encoding TetR/AcrR family transcriptional regulator, producing MTDTGVVPRRRGTASGSSRRAELLTLAAEMFATKGFAQTTVRDIADAAGILSGSLYHHFRSKEAMLTELLSGFLDGLNARFTEIVEAGVDPQADLDGLIAESFRTIHRERLSVALYQNEASFLATVEGFEFVAERSRDNEALWIRVIEAGQASGVFQASLDPALTYRFIRDGVWSTVSWYRPGGRHTPETLAEQYLKLLHAGILA from the coding sequence ATGACTGACACGGGGGTTGTGCCGCGAAGGCGAGGGACGGCGTCGGGCTCGTCGCGACGAGCCGAGCTGCTCACGTTGGCGGCCGAGATGTTCGCGACCAAAGGGTTCGCCCAGACGACCGTACGTGACATCGCCGATGCCGCCGGGATCCTGTCCGGCTCGCTCTACCACCACTTCCGCTCCAAGGAAGCGATGCTGACCGAGCTGCTGTCCGGGTTCCTCGACGGGCTCAACGCGCGGTTCACCGAGATCGTCGAAGCCGGCGTCGACCCTCAGGCCGACCTCGACGGCCTGATCGCGGAGTCGTTCCGGACGATCCATCGCGAGCGCCTCTCGGTCGCGCTCTACCAGAACGAGGCCTCGTTCCTGGCGACGGTCGAGGGCTTCGAGTTCGTCGCCGAGCGCTCACGCGACAACGAGGCCCTGTGGATCCGGGTCATCGAGGCCGGCCAAGCCTCCGGCGTCTTCCAGGCCTCGCTCGACCCGGCGCTGACCTATCGGTTCATCCGGGACGGCGTCTGGTCGACCGTCTCCTGGTATCGGCCCGGGGGTCGGCACACTCCTGAGACGCTCGCGGAGCAGTATCTGAAGCTGCTCCACGCCGGCATCCTCGCCTGA
- a CDS encoding AMP-binding protein codes for MTPRTIPALIEKAKQTYADHPAIVDGPTTLTYTELADAADRAARAFLAGGVRSGDRVAIWAPNRWEFPVAVLGAQTIGATVVPLNTRYRGHEAREILERSRSTALITVNGFLGTDYVQMLHDAGPRPEHLLTIVDLAGQTGSDADSAIGWDEFLANGQEISDERFEGARSTVTPDTLADLLFTSGTTGKPKGVMSAQRQTIGTADVWARGAKLTPEDRYAIVNPFFHGFGYKAGFLAAFTAGATIYPIATYDPAHALKLIQDEQITVLPGAPTIFTTLINHPDLKSYDLSSLRFAIAGAASVPESLFADMRDVLGIDEVKGAYGLTECLVATTTRPGEDPEHVAKVVGPAVEGVEIRTVTAAGEDAEPGEDGEVWIRGDNVMLGYFENPDATAEAIDEDGWLHTGDIGFLDEHGCLKITDRIKDMFTVGGFNVYPAEVENALAEHPGIVEAAVIGVLDARLGQVGKAFVVVRDGLTADAIDAWLKDRLANYKQPRAYVLVDSLPRNASGKVLKTDLRDSSK; via the coding sequence ATGACCCCGCGCACGATCCCCGCCCTGATCGAGAAGGCCAAGCAGACCTACGCCGACCACCCGGCGATCGTCGACGGCCCCACGACGCTCACCTACACCGAGCTCGCCGACGCGGCAGACAGGGCCGCGCGTGCCTTCCTCGCCGGCGGCGTACGCAGCGGTGACCGCGTCGCCATCTGGGCGCCCAACCGCTGGGAGTTCCCGGTGGCGGTCCTCGGCGCGCAGACCATCGGGGCGACCGTGGTGCCGCTGAACACCCGCTACAGGGGGCATGAGGCCCGCGAGATCCTCGAGCGGTCCAGGTCCACGGCGCTGATCACGGTCAACGGCTTCCTCGGCACCGACTACGTACAGATGCTGCACGACGCCGGCCCACGCCCGGAGCACCTGCTCACGATCGTCGACCTCGCCGGACAGACAGGCTCAGACGCCGATTCGGCCATCGGCTGGGACGAGTTCCTCGCCAACGGCCAGGAGATCTCCGACGAACGGTTCGAGGGCGCCAGGTCGACCGTCACCCCCGACACCCTCGCCGACCTGCTGTTCACCTCCGGCACGACCGGGAAGCCGAAAGGCGTGATGAGTGCCCAGCGACAGACGATCGGCACCGCCGACGTCTGGGCGCGAGGCGCCAAGCTCACCCCGGAGGACCGCTACGCCATCGTCAACCCGTTCTTCCACGGCTTCGGCTACAAGGCAGGGTTCCTCGCGGCCTTCACCGCGGGGGCGACGATCTACCCGATCGCGACCTACGACCCCGCGCATGCGCTGAAGCTGATCCAGGACGAGCAGATCACGGTCCTCCCCGGCGCTCCCACGATCTTCACCACGCTCATCAACCACCCCGACCTGAAGTCGTACGACCTCTCCTCGCTGCGCTTCGCGATCGCCGGCGCCGCGAGCGTGCCGGAGAGCCTCTTCGCCGACATGCGTGACGTCCTCGGGATCGACGAGGTCAAGGGCGCCTACGGCCTCACCGAGTGCCTGGTCGCGACCACCACCCGCCCCGGCGAGGACCCCGAGCACGTGGCCAAGGTGGTCGGGCCCGCGGTCGAGGGCGTGGAGATCCGCACCGTCACCGCCGCCGGTGAGGACGCGGAACCGGGCGAGGACGGCGAGGTCTGGATCCGCGGCGACAACGTCATGCTCGGCTACTTCGAGAATCCCGACGCCACTGCCGAGGCGATCGACGAGGACGGCTGGCTCCACACCGGCGACATCGGCTTCCTGGACGAGCACGGCTGCCTGAAGATCACCGACCGCATCAAGGACATGTTCACCGTCGGCGGCTTCAACGTCTATCCCGCCGAGGTCGAGAACGCCCTCGCCGAACATCCCGGCATCGTCGAGGCCGCGGTCATCGGCGTCTTGGACGCACGCCTCGGCCAGGTGGGCAAGGCATTCGTCGTCGTACGCGACGGTCTGACCGCCGACGCGATCGACGCCTGGCTCAAGGACCGGCTCGCCAACTACAAGCAGCCGCGGGCCTACGTGCTGGTCGACAGCCTTCCGCGCAACGCCAGCGGCAAGGTCCTCAAGACCGATCTGCGCGACAGCTCGAAGTAA
- a CDS encoding FG-GAP-like repeat-containing protein, whose amino-acid sequence MPRRAKIASISGIILVVGAATAVALPTAFDLDLARPGSSTTGSLAAFQAASSKPATLPDGPVQAHVDEIDLTTKSGEKTGGTTLATEPRRTVLTSVPQDVTGFGVVGMTWSPDSGIDHDTLKAKVRTKTDGEWSKWRPMEVHPDEHGPDAGSVEARGSREGTREFLVGHVDKVQTRIVVPAEAEVPEDLELAVIEPGKPDDTVEELPQIDTGEGTTKAPSTHKKKTDADLELAASTYTPSPRIYSRAQWGADESLREQVAPTYRTIRGGFVHHTAGTNDYTAADVPGIIRGIYAYHVQTNGWRDVGYNFFIDKFGRIWEGRNGGVARPVEGAHTSGYNTDSFAASALGNFETVQPTPELIQAYGALYAWKLSLHGVSAGATNVKIGSTTFSHAIKGHRDAGQTLCPGEHLYAKIPAIRTLSASLQKSWAGRDLESNIAGTSHSDLVARRKSDGKVFTMRTGGFAGFDATKASTTFGSTVRAQVVTPDITGDGKADLIQIRKNGSAGIRKGRGNGTFAPVYKNLPYTKFRGVSLITAVGNIGGTRHNDLVGKSSTGKLVRFYGNGAGGFDRKTTTRSLSGFALLAATGDVNRDGRRDLIGRKSGALYYLKGTGRGTFTTAVRIPARSPSWSSLVQISGYGDFTGDGRGDLIGRDRSGRGWVYPARGSGFGKPLGPYAGVNRTLVGAANLTGNRLPDLMMKRGSTLYVKPNNGRLNLAKPIYSGLRLTSAKILMNAGDWNRDGKGDLLAKLSDGTLRLYRGNGRGSFSSGVVVASGLGSVGVLDAVGDVTGDGYPDVMGRTSDGRIKLWPGKGTSKVGASIVMRSSASGARLVGVGRWNSGNTPDVLFVNGSSLVVHESNGPGGLVSYRTLSVNLSGYNAVLGVRDLRGGAGGDLLARSGGNLYAFQRGTGGTSVTRTYLGELSTGYDLLG is encoded by the coding sequence ATGCCCCGACGCGCCAAGATCGCGTCCATCTCAGGCATCATCCTCGTCGTCGGTGCCGCGACAGCGGTCGCGCTTCCGACCGCGTTCGATCTCGACCTCGCCCGCCCCGGATCGAGCACGACCGGCTCCCTGGCCGCCTTCCAGGCGGCCTCGTCGAAGCCGGCGACGCTCCCGGACGGCCCGGTGCAGGCCCACGTCGACGAGATCGACCTGACCACCAAGTCCGGCGAGAAGACCGGCGGCACCACGCTGGCGACCGAGCCGCGCCGGACCGTCCTCACCAGCGTCCCCCAGGACGTCACCGGCTTCGGTGTGGTCGGCATGACCTGGTCCCCGGACAGCGGCATCGACCACGACACCTTGAAGGCCAAGGTCCGCACCAAGACCGACGGCGAATGGTCGAAGTGGCGGCCGATGGAGGTCCACCCCGACGAACACGGCCCCGATGCGGGCAGCGTCGAGGCGAGGGGCAGCCGCGAGGGCACCCGGGAGTTCCTCGTCGGTCACGTCGACAAGGTCCAGACCCGGATCGTCGTCCCGGCAGAAGCCGAGGTGCCCGAGGACCTCGAGCTCGCCGTCATCGAGCCGGGCAAGCCTGACGACACCGTCGAAGAGCTCCCGCAGATCGACACCGGCGAGGGCACGACCAAGGCCCCGTCCACCCACAAGAAGAAGACCGACGCCGACCTCGAGCTCGCGGCCAGCACCTACACCCCCAGCCCCAGGATCTACAGCCGCGCCCAGTGGGGCGCCGACGAGTCACTCCGCGAGCAGGTCGCGCCGACCTACCGCACGATCCGGGGCGGCTTCGTCCACCACACCGCCGGCACCAACGACTACACCGCGGCCGACGTCCCCGGGATCATCCGGGGGATCTACGCCTACCACGTGCAGACCAACGGCTGGCGCGACGTCGGCTACAACTTCTTCATCGACAAGTTCGGCCGCATCTGGGAGGGCCGCAACGGCGGCGTCGCGAGACCGGTCGAGGGAGCCCACACCTCCGGTTACAACACCGACAGCTTCGCCGCCTCCGCGCTCGGCAACTTCGAGACCGTCCAGCCGACTCCCGAGCTGATCCAGGCCTACGGCGCTCTCTACGCCTGGAAGCTCTCCCTCCACGGCGTCAGCGCCGGAGCCACCAACGTCAAGATCGGCAGCACGACGTTCTCGCACGCGATCAAGGGCCACCGCGACGCGGGCCAGACCCTGTGCCCGGGCGAGCACCTCTACGCCAAGATCCCCGCGATCCGTACGTTGTCCGCCAGCCTCCAGAAGAGCTGGGCCGGACGCGATCTGGAGTCCAACATCGCCGGCACCAGCCACTCCGACCTCGTCGCGCGACGGAAGTCCGACGGCAAGGTCTTCACGATGCGTACGGGCGGGTTCGCCGGGTTCGACGCCACCAAGGCGTCCACGACCTTCGGCAGCACGGTCCGCGCCCAGGTCGTCACCCCGGACATCACCGGCGATGGCAAGGCCGACCTGATCCAGATCCGCAAGAACGGCTCGGCGGGCATCCGCAAGGGGCGCGGCAACGGCACCTTCGCGCCGGTCTACAAGAACCTCCCCTACACCAAGTTCCGCGGCGTATCGCTGATCACCGCTGTCGGCAACATCGGTGGCACCCGGCACAACGACCTCGTCGGCAAGTCGTCGACCGGCAAGCTGGTGCGGTTCTACGGCAACGGCGCCGGCGGCTTCGACCGCAAGACGACCACCCGTTCGCTGAGCGGGTTCGCACTCCTGGCCGCCACCGGAGACGTCAACCGCGACGGCAGGCGCGACCTGATCGGCCGCAAGTCCGGGGCGCTCTACTACCTCAAGGGCACCGGCCGAGGCACCTTCACCACCGCCGTACGCATTCCCGCCCGTAGCCCGTCATGGTCGTCGCTGGTCCAGATCAGCGGGTACGGCGACTTCACCGGCGACGGCCGCGGCGACCTGATCGGTCGCGACAGGTCCGGGCGCGGCTGGGTCTACCCCGCCCGCGGCTCGGGCTTCGGCAAGCCGCTGGGCCCGTACGCCGGGGTGAACCGAACCCTCGTCGGCGCGGCCAACCTCACCGGCAACCGCCTGCCCGACTTGATGATGAAGCGCGGATCGACGCTCTACGTCAAGCCCAACAACGGCCGCCTCAACCTCGCCAAGCCGATCTACTCCGGACTGCGGCTCACCTCGGCCAAGATCCTGATGAACGCCGGCGACTGGAACCGCGACGGCAAGGGCGACCTCCTCGCCAAGCTCTCCGACGGCACACTGCGGCTCTACCGCGGCAACGGCAGAGGCAGCTTCTCCAGCGGTGTCGTGGTCGCCAGCGGACTGGGTTCGGTCGGCGTGCTCGACGCCGTCGGCGACGTCACCGGCGACGGCTACCCCGACGTGATGGGCCGCACCTCCGACGGAAGGATCAAGCTCTGGCCAGGTAAGGGCACCAGCAAGGTCGGCGCCTCGATCGTGATGCGTTCCTCCGCCTCCGGCGCCCGCCTGGTCGGGGTCGGCCGCTGGAACTCCGGCAACACCCCGGACGTGCTCTTCGTCAACGGCAGCTCTCTGGTCGTCCACGAGAGCAACGGCCCCGGCGGCCTGGTCTCCTACCGGACCCTGTCGGTCAACCTCTCTGGCTACAACGCGGTTCTCGGTGTCCGGGACCTGCGCGGCGGCGCCGGTGGCGACCTGCTCGCCCGTTCGGGTGGCAATCTCTATGCCTTCCAGCGAGGGACCGGCGGCACGAGCGTGACCCGCACCTACCTCGGCGAGCTGTCGACGGGCTACGACCTGCTCGGCTGA
- a CDS encoding cation:proton antiporter family protein: protein MSLTALYLLVALGAGLVAMFLRLPPLVGFLAAGFGLHAAGVGELEGLHTLADLGVTLLLFGIGLKLDVRSLLRPDVWLSTFAHLGFSVIVGVGLLAGIAPLGFALVADADLGEMALIAFVLSFSSTVFAIKVLDERHDNNTLYGRIAIGVLIMQDIVAVAFLTISKGHWPSPWVFALVLLLPGAWLAHRMWDRITSTELTALFGLAMALVPGYWLFETVGLKGDLGALVIGILLGSHAKAPALSKVLFSTKELLLIAFFLSIGLTGVPSLEDFALAAVLQILLPLQAAAYIVIFAFMGLRYRTATLASFTLTNYSEFGLIVIVIASATGMASAEWQTVLAVATALSFLVAAVFNAYAARFINLLNRALPERRSARLQEADRPINLDGAKALVVGMGRVGRTTYEELCQTQGYQVLGIEHDSLRADSLKAEGFAVVEADATDQDFWERVKKGAGMELVVLTMPFHGDNLLAMDLLRKLGFTGTVAAIALRPEERDELKKRGAHAVLNLYASAGSDLAEKAIRVNLERRATS, encoded by the coding sequence ATGTCGCTGACCGCGCTCTATCTGCTCGTCGCACTCGGAGCGGGGCTGGTCGCGATGTTCCTCAGGCTCCCGCCGCTGGTCGGCTTCCTCGCCGCCGGGTTCGGGCTGCATGCCGCCGGCGTCGGCGAGCTGGAGGGGCTGCACACGCTGGCCGACCTCGGCGTCACGCTGCTCCTGTTCGGCATCGGGCTCAAGCTCGACGTCAGGTCGCTGCTCCGGCCCGACGTCTGGCTGAGCACCTTCGCCCACCTGGGCTTCAGCGTCATCGTCGGGGTGGGGCTGCTGGCCGGCATCGCGCCGCTCGGCTTCGCGCTCGTCGCCGATGCCGACCTCGGTGAGATGGCGCTGATCGCATTCGTCCTCTCGTTCTCCTCGACCGTCTTCGCGATCAAGGTTCTCGACGAGCGTCACGACAACAACACCCTCTACGGCCGGATCGCCATCGGTGTGCTGATCATGCAGGACATCGTCGCGGTGGCGTTCCTGACCATCTCCAAGGGCCACTGGCCCTCGCCGTGGGTCTTCGCGCTGGTGCTGCTCCTCCCCGGCGCCTGGCTCGCCCACCGGATGTGGGACCGGATCACCTCCACCGAGCTGACCGCGCTCTTCGGCCTGGCGATGGCGCTCGTGCCGGGCTACTGGCTCTTCGAGACCGTCGGACTCAAGGGCGACCTCGGGGCCCTCGTGATCGGCATACTCCTGGGGTCGCACGCCAAGGCGCCGGCGCTGTCCAAGGTGCTGTTCAGCACCAAGGAGCTCCTGCTCATCGCCTTCTTCCTGAGCATCGGGCTGACCGGCGTGCCATCGCTCGAGGACTTCGCGCTCGCCGCCGTGCTGCAGATCCTGCTGCCGCTCCAGGCCGCCGCCTACATCGTGATCTTCGCGTTCATGGGGCTGCGCTACCGCACCGCGACCCTGGCCTCGTTCACGCTGACCAACTACTCCGAGTTCGGGCTGATCGTGATCGTCATCGCCTCCGCGACCGGGATGGCGTCGGCCGAGTGGCAGACCGTCCTCGCGGTGGCTACCGCGCTCTCGTTCCTGGTGGCCGCTGTCTTCAACGCGTACGCCGCGAGGTTCATCAACCTGCTCAACCGCGCGTTGCCGGAGCGGAGGTCTGCGCGGCTCCAGGAGGCCGACCGGCCGATCAACCTCGATGGCGCCAAGGCGCTGGTGGTCGGCATGGGCCGGGTGGGGCGTACGACCTACGAGGAGCTCTGCCAGACCCAGGGCTATCAGGTGCTGGGGATCGAGCACGACTCGCTGCGGGCCGACTCGCTCAAGGCGGAGGGTTTCGCTGTCGTCGAGGCCGACGCGACCGACCAGGACTTCTGGGAGCGGGTCAAGAAGGGCGCCGGCATGGAGCTGGTCGTCCTCACCATGCCGTTCCACGGCGACAACCTGCTCGCGATGGACCTCCTCCGCAAGCTCGGGTTCACCGGCACCGTGGCCGCGATCGCACTGCGGCCCGAGGAGCGCGACGAGCTCAAGAAGCGCGGCGCCCACGCCGTCCTGAACCTGTACGCCTCCGCCGGCTCCGACCTCGCTGAGAAGGCGATCCGGGTCAACCTGGAGCGTCGGGCAACGTCTTAG
- a CDS encoding ribbon-helix-helix protein, CopG family: protein MAMTLRLSEADDRLLSDRARTENRSKQEIAREAIRAYLNDHDRRVEDLEDDLAIARYSLRRELNEVSYTPHTEARRALGLDRPVGE, encoded by the coding sequence ATGGCAATGACTCTGCGACTCAGCGAGGCCGACGACCGGCTGCTGTCCGACCGCGCCCGGACGGAGAACCGGTCCAAGCAGGAGATCGCCCGCGAAGCCATCCGCGCCTACCTCAACGACCACGACCGGCGCGTCGAGGACCTCGAGGACGATCTCGCCATCGCGCGCTACTCCCTGCGCCGCGAGCTCAACGAGGTCAGCTACACCCCGCACACCGAGGCTCGCCGCGCCCTCGGCCTCGACCGTCCCGTCGGCGAGTGA
- a CDS encoding type II toxin-antitoxin system RelE/ParE family toxin has product MTLPVTYQVVWADEALRSAEAYVDDDPIGLIQVFDTIDTLAETPRDVGAYAWGKDRYRLRVGRYRIVYVIEERHITVAVIHLGRRSA; this is encoded by the coding sequence GTGACCCTGCCGGTGACCTACCAAGTCGTCTGGGCCGACGAAGCGCTGCGGTCGGCCGAGGCGTACGTTGACGACGATCCCATCGGCCTGATCCAGGTCTTCGACACCATCGACACCCTGGCCGAGACCCCTCGTGATGTGGGCGCCTACGCGTGGGGCAAGGACCGCTACCGCCTCCGCGTCGGCCGCTACCGCATCGTCTACGTGATCGAGGAGCGCCACATCACGGTTGCCGTCATCCACCTGGGGCGCCGGAGCGCCTGA
- a CDS encoding acetyl-CoA C-acetyltransferase: MPEAVIVSAARSPIGRAFKGSLKDLRPDELAEQILRSALSAVPELDPTRIDDLMMGCAQPAGEQGYNIGRVVGVRLGLDAVPGTTVHRYCASSLQTTRMAFHAIRAGEGDAFVAAGVECVSRYERGKADGMPDTKAEEFLEAGERGAARVAAGEAWTDPREAGDLPDYHLAMGETAENVAEMCGVTREAQDEWGVRSQNRAEAAAARGFWERDITPVTLPSGEVVSTDDGPRAGVTLEKVAGLKPVFRENGTITAGNCCPLNDGAAALVIMSDSRAAELGITPLARIVSTGVSGLSPEIMGLGPVEASRQALARAGLTADDIDLVEMNEAFAAQVLPSIAQIGLDPERVNVNGGAIALGHPFGSTGARLATTLLHGLQETGGRYGLETMCAAGGQGMALVIERLG, from the coding sequence GTGCCCGAAGCAGTCATCGTCTCGGCCGCCCGCTCACCGATCGGCCGCGCCTTCAAAGGGTCGCTGAAGGACCTGCGTCCCGACGAGCTGGCCGAGCAGATCTTACGCAGCGCGCTCTCGGCAGTCCCGGAGCTGGACCCGACGCGGATCGACGACCTGATGATGGGCTGCGCCCAGCCCGCGGGGGAGCAGGGCTACAACATCGGCCGGGTCGTCGGCGTACGTCTGGGTCTGGACGCCGTTCCCGGCACCACCGTCCACCGCTACTGCGCATCGTCGCTGCAGACCACTCGGATGGCCTTCCACGCGATCCGCGCGGGCGAAGGGGACGCGTTCGTCGCCGCCGGCGTGGAGTGCGTGTCCCGTTACGAGCGCGGCAAGGCAGACGGGATGCCGGACACCAAGGCCGAGGAGTTCCTCGAGGCGGGCGAGCGCGGTGCCGCGCGAGTGGCCGCCGGCGAGGCCTGGACCGACCCTCGTGAGGCCGGCGATCTGCCCGACTACCACCTCGCGATGGGTGAGACCGCCGAGAACGTCGCCGAGATGTGCGGCGTCACGCGGGAGGCCCAGGACGAGTGGGGCGTACGTTCCCAGAACCGCGCCGAGGCCGCCGCCGCCCGAGGCTTCTGGGAGCGGGACATCACGCCGGTGACGCTGCCGTCCGGTGAGGTCGTCTCAACCGACGACGGGCCGCGGGCAGGGGTGACGCTGGAGAAGGTCGCCGGCCTCAAGCCGGTCTTCCGCGAGAACGGCACGATCACCGCCGGCAACTGCTGCCCCCTGAACGACGGCGCGGCCGCGCTGGTGATCATGAGCGACTCCCGCGCCGCCGAGCTCGGGATCACGCCGCTGGCCCGGATCGTGTCGACCGGAGTCTCCGGGCTCTCGCCCGAGATCATGGGGCTCGGGCCGGTCGAGGCGTCCCGCCAGGCGCTCGCTCGCGCCGGACTCACCGCCGACGACATCGACCTGGTCGAGATGAACGAGGCCTTCGCCGCCCAGGTGCTGCCCAGCATCGCCCAGATCGGTCTCGACCCCGAGCGGGTCAACGTCAACGGCGGTGCGATCGCCCTCGGCCACCCCTTCGGCTCCACCGGAGCGCGTCTCGCAACCACGCTCCTCCACGGGCTCCAGGAGACCGGCGGCCGCTACGGCCTGGAGACGATGTGCGCCGCCGGCGGCCAGGGCATGGCGCTGGTGATCGAGCGGCTGGGCTGA
- a CDS encoding SDR family oxidoreductase, with amino-acid sequence MAVEIDFSGQVVAVTGGARGVGAGIAARFLAAGAEVEICGRSEPAELPVVDGRKPVFSQVDVRDPEQVAAWIAAITSRLGRLDVVVNNAGGAPYADFATASPRFHEKISALNFLATAYVSQAAYEALKASRGSIVNISSISARRPSPGTAVYGAAKAAVESLTGSIAVEWAPDVRVNAISCGLVATPGSEDHYGTEEQRAAVAATIPRGVFATPEEVGDACLMLASPLAAHITGAVLAVDGGGEWPAFLQHTPNS; translated from the coding sequence ATGGCAGTCGAGATCGACTTCAGCGGCCAGGTGGTCGCGGTGACCGGCGGCGCCCGTGGTGTGGGCGCCGGGATCGCCGCGCGGTTCCTGGCGGCAGGCGCGGAGGTGGAGATCTGTGGGCGCTCCGAGCCCGCGGAGCTTCCCGTCGTGGACGGGCGCAAGCCGGTGTTCTCCCAGGTGGACGTGCGGGATCCCGAGCAGGTCGCGGCGTGGATCGCCGCGATCACCTCGCGGCTCGGGCGGCTCGACGTGGTCGTCAACAACGCCGGTGGCGCGCCCTACGCCGACTTCGCGACCGCGTCGCCGCGCTTCCACGAGAAGATCTCGGCGCTCAACTTCCTGGCCACCGCCTACGTCAGCCAGGCGGCGTACGAGGCGTTGAAGGCCTCTCGCGGGTCCATCGTCAACATCAGCTCGATCTCGGCACGGCGGCCAAGCCCGGGGACCGCGGTCTATGGGGCCGCGAAGGCTGCCGTCGAGAGTCTGACCGGGTCGATCGCGGTCGAGTGGGCTCCGGACGTACGCGTCAACGCCATCTCCTGCGGGCTCGTCGCCACGCCGGGGTCCGAGGACCATTACGGCACCGAAGAGCAGCGGGCCGCGGTGGCCGCGACCATCCCGCGGGGCGTCTTCGCGACCCCCGAGGAGGTCGGCGACGCCTGCCTCATGCTCGCCTCCCCGCTCGCCGCGCACATCACCGGCGCCGTCCTCGCCGTCGACGGCGGCGGAGAGTGGCCCGCCTTCCTCCAGCACACCCCCAACTCCTGA
- a CDS encoding nitroreductase: protein MSTTAVDTFTDVIRSRRSARAFLPDPVPADEIRGVLEDAQRAPSHSNTQPWTVHIFSGDARDRLSEAMLKAFEAGQMTPDFTTTYGDGDNVHVQRSQHAGATLYGALGIARDDQEGRTKAVAENLRFYGAPHVALLFVPQLGDVVRAANDVGMYAQNFLLSLTARGYHGVPQGMHGLFAETVRDHLGLPADLKLLYGISFGTADPDASVNRVDIGRAPLDEHIVLHDTLL from the coding sequence GTGAGCACGACCGCCGTCGACACCTTCACGGACGTGATCCGATCCCGCCGCTCCGCGCGGGCCTTCCTGCCCGATCCGGTGCCCGCCGACGAGATCCGTGGCGTGCTCGAGGACGCCCAGCGCGCCCCGTCGCACAGCAACACCCAGCCCTGGACGGTCCACATCTTCTCCGGTGACGCTCGCGACCGCCTCAGCGAGGCGATGCTGAAGGCGTTCGAGGCCGGCCAGATGACCCCCGACTTCACCACGACGTACGGGGACGGCGACAACGTCCACGTCCAGCGCTCACAGCACGCCGGGGCCACCCTCTACGGCGCCCTGGGCATCGCCCGGGACGACCAGGAAGGACGCACCAAGGCCGTCGCCGAGAACCTTCGCTTCTACGGGGCGCCCCACGTGGCCCTGCTCTTCGTGCCTCAGCTCGGCGACGTCGTACGCGCCGCCAACGATGTCGGCATGTACGCCCAGAACTTCCTGCTCTCCCTCACCGCCCGCGGGTACCACGGCGTCCCCCAGGGCATGCACGGCCTGTTCGCCGAGACCGTCCGCGACCACCTCGGCCTGCCGGCCGACCTCAAGCTGCTCTACGGCATCTCCTTCGGCACCGCCGACCCCGACGCCTCGGTGAACCGCGTCGACATCGGCCGCGCCCCGCTCGACGAGCACATCGTCCTGCACGACACCTTGCTCTGA